A single Brassica rapa cultivar Chiifu-401-42 chromosome A04, CAAS_Brap_v3.01, whole genome shotgun sequence DNA region contains:
- the LOC103865649 gene encoding laccase-4: protein MGILTTKNCGFWVDLPPKTTSPPYLASNLFLLSLSLISLRWPVAHLKYKDTNIKHTEEEEEGRERARGEMKSHMVWFLFLASFLSVFPAPSESMVRHYKFNVVMKNITRLCSSKPTVTVNGRYPGPTIYAREDDTLLIKVVNHVKYNVSIHWHGVRQVRTGWADGPAYITQCPIQPGQVYTYNYTLTGQRGTLWWHAHILWLRATVYGAIVILPKRGVPYPFPKPDHEKVIVLGEWWKSDTENVINEALKSGLAPNVSDAHMINGRPGLAKNCPSDQGYKLSVKNGKTYLLRVVNAALNEELFFKVAGHLFTVVEVDAVYVKPFKIDTIVIAPGQTTNVLLTASKSTGKYLVTASPFMDSPIAVDNVTATATVHYSGTLSSSPTILTLPPPQNATSVATNFTNSLRSLNSKKYPALVPTTIDHHLFFTVGLGLNPCPTCKAGNGSRVVASINNVTFVMPKIALLPAHYFNISGVFTPDFPKIPPHVFNYSGGSLTNMATETGTRLYKLPYNATVQLVLQDTGVIAPENHPIHLHGYNFFEVGRGLGNFNPKKDPNNFYLVDPVERNTIGVPSGGWVVIRFRADNPGVWFMHCHLEVHTTWGLKMAFLVENGKGPNQSILPPPKDFPKC, encoded by the exons ATGGGAATCTTAACTACAAAGAATTGTGGATTTTGGGTCGACCTACCACCTAAAACGACGTCGCCTCCTTATCTGGCTTCCAATCtctttctcctctctctctctcttataagCTTGCGTTGGCCAGTCGCTCATCTCAAATACAAAGACACGAATATTAAAcacacagaagaagaagaagaaggacgaGAAAGAGCGAGAGGAGAGATGAAGTCTcatatggtttggtttttgtttcttgCATCCTTCTTGTCTGTGTTTCCAGCTCCATCGGAGAGCATGGTTCGCCATTACAAGTTTAAC GTTGTGATGAAGAACATTACTAGACTATGCTCAAGCAAGCCAACCGTGACCGTGAACGGTAGATATCCAGGTCCTACAATCTACGCACGAGAAGACGACACGTTGCTCATCAAAGTCGTTAATCACGTCAAATACAACGTTTCGATCCACTG GCACGGTGTGAGACAAGTGAGAACAGGATGGGCCGATGGGCCTGCTTACATAACCCAGTGCCCGATCCAGCCAGGTCAAGTCTACACATACAACTACACCTTGACCGGCCAACGCGGAACCCTCTGGTGGCATGCTCACATCCTCTGGCTCAGAGCCACTGTTTACGGCGCAATTGTTATCCTCCCCAAACGTGGTGTTCCCTATCCGTTCCCCAAACCCGACCACGAGAAAGTCATAGTTCTAG GTGAATGGTGGAAATCGGATACGGAAAACGTCATTAACGAGGCACTTAAGTCTGGATTAGCCCCTAATGTCTCCGACGCTCACATGATCAACGGACGCCCTGGCCTTGCTAAAAATTGTCCATCTGATCAGG GCTACAAATTGTCAGTCAAAAATGGCAAAACCTATTTGCTACGAGTAGTCAATGCTGCACTTAATGAAGAACTATTTTTCAAAGTCGCTGGCCACCTTTTCACGGTGGTTGAAGTCGACGCCGTCTACGTCAAACCGTTCAAGATCGACACCATCGTTATAGCCCCCGGTCAAACCACCAACGTCCTCCTAACCGCCTCAAAATCAACCGGCAAATACCTTGTAACCGCTTCTCCCTTCATGGACTCCCCAATCGCGGTAGACAATGTAACCGCCACCGCGACTGTCCATTACTCCGGAACACTATCCTCCTCACCGACAATCCTCACTCTCCCTCCGCCGCAAAACGCTACGTCCGTCGCCACTAACTTTACAAACTCTCTTCGTAGTCTCAACTCCAAGAAGTACCCTGCCCTAGTCCCGACCACCATCGACCACCACCTCTTCTTCACTGTTGGCCTCGGGCTAAACCCGTGTCCTACTTGTAAGGCTGGAAACGGTAGCCGTGTCGTGGCCAGTATCAACAATGTAACATTCGTTATGCCTAAAATCGCGTTGCTTCCGGCTCATTACTTTAACATTAGTGGAGTTTTTACACCGGATTTTCCAAAGATCCCACCGCACGTTTTCAACTACAGCGGAGGATCACTCACGAACATGGCCACGGAAACCGGCACAAGGCTTTACAAGCTACCATACAATGCAACGGTGCAGCTGGTTCTCCAAGATACCGGCGTCATAGCGCCGGAGAACCATCCGATTCATCTTCACGGCTATAACTTCTTTGAAGTTGGTCGGGGATTAGGTAACTTCAACCCCAAGAAAGATCCAAACAACTTCTATTTGGTCGATCCGGTTGAAAGGAACACAATCGGAGTACCATCTGGTGGATGGGTCGTCATCAGATTTAGAGCGGATAATCCCG GGGTTTGGTTTATGCATTGTCACTTGGAGGTACACACGACGTGGGGATTAAAGATGGCTTTCTTGGTGGAGAACGGCAAAGGACCCAATCAGTCGATTTTGCCACCGCCTAAGGATTTTCCCAAGTGTTAG